Genomic segment of Panicum virgatum strain AP13 chromosome 2K, P.virgatum_v5, whole genome shotgun sequence:
GAAGTTATGTGAAAGATGTGTTCTTATGTGTAGCCATTCCAGTCTGGTAAAGTTTTCAGGCTCTCTGTAATTTGTATGTAACATTAACTGGGCGCTATCTTTCAACATTGTAGGTGCCGATTCCTCCTGGGCAAGTTTATGCTATAAATGATGCCTTGTCAGCTGAGGGAGCAGCGGATGATTACGAAGCTTGCTTGAAGCAGCTTGTTAAGAATGGTGTGATTGCCATGTCAACAGCAACTGGGTTTCCCAGGTTTGATCTCCAGCTTCTTGGAATGGGACCTGATGGCCACATTGCCTCTCTCTTCCCTGGTCACCCTCTTGTTAATGAGAAAGAGAGGTGGGTTACCTACATTAAGGATTCTCCAAAGCCGCCACCAGAGAGGATCACATTTACATTTCCGGTAATCAACTCATCTGCATATATCGCGATGGTGGTCACTGGAGCTGGGAAAGCTGGTCCAGTGCAGAAAGCGCTTTCAGACAAGAAAACTTCTTCCGATCTGCTGCCTATTGAGATGGCTGTGCTTCAAGATGGAGAATTCACTTGGTTCACTGACAAGCCAGCAGTGTCCCTGTTGCAGAACAAGTGAAGGCCATCCATGGTGATCTTAGCTGGAAGCCTTTTTATCTTAAATAAAAGATCCAGGGGGCTGCATAGTGCATGATTGCATTCATCCGCCATGGATTTCATGTAAGGGAGACTTGAGCCCTTTATGTAGTATATTTTCCAGAGTAATGTATTTCAGATACTCCGTCGATTCTAGTTCAGTGAATAAAGTCTCTGAAACATTGCTCAACAAGTGCTGTTTTAGTACCTGTAACCTTGTTCAATTTGCTCAACAATCTGGCTGAATCTCCATCCAAGCTTATGCTGTTATACTGGCATGTCCCAGATTCCAGTTATGCTTTTCAATGCTTGTGCGAGTTTATATTCGAACAGTGATCTGTGTTCCCAATGATAGATTCCTCCCCTGTATCATTCATTTTTCAGAGCGTAGGAGTTTCAGAAACTCTTAGGAGCGTCGCCCTGAAAATATTTGCACAAGCTATTCAGCTGTCAGGAGTCGGAACCTGCAGCTGTTAGTATTTAGTTTCTGCTATCATATACCTCTCCAACCATGCTCACGCTTCGATAGCAAAGTTATATTTTGCTGCATTTGACTGCTGCTCAGTGCTCATCTTGGTTTCTCTTTCAGTTTCTTGACAGGCACCCTACCATGCGACACGTGCTTCAAGAACACagtttccccccccccccccccccccccccccctcaagcAGCAACTCAAGAACAGATGCGGGGGCATTGATTAGGATCAGGACCCCTTGCCTACCATAAGCCATGCATTAGTTGTGCTGTCTGATCTCATGCACTTCACTGACGACGATCTGAAGCCGGCCATTGCTAAACCCGAACCAAGGCATCAgtattgtttcaaaaaaaaaaaaacatcgccACTCGCCAGTATTGTTGCGATTTTACATGATTCCGGACTCCGGAGTACGATTCAGAGCAGAGGGCGTCTATCTGGTGCGTTTTGCGTTTTGCAAGCCCACGAAGATTTTTGTACAGGCCCACGGTTACTTCTTTGTTTCCTTGAAGATAAAGCCCACAACTAAGGAGTCCCCAAAGATTATGAGTGCTGCAGGACTGCTGATCTCCTAGGATGATAACCTCTTGCCCCATAATAGTTCAGTGTAGAGATGAGTATGCGTGCATTGTGAGTGTTGTACTatgtaattaaaaaataatgcaTGATTATAAAAACGAGAGAGAACCTTAACAATATAACATCCAGCATATATATCAGCAACAAAATCCTCAAACATAGGCGCTATCACCCTGTTCGCTGGGCTGGAGCGGCTGGCTGGCAAAAGGTTGTTGTAGAGTTCCAAATATCGAGAATCTAACCATATGAGGGGGTATTGTAGCAACAGTGGTACTGTAGTACTGGTCCGGCTGGACAAGACAAGCGAACAGGGTGTGTATGTAGTTTTGGTCCGTTGTCTGGTCCGAGGCAATTGACCGTTTCGCGCCGTGCTGCTCGCCCAACTAAATTCTCAAGAACCGCCCCCATCACCATCCGCCAGAAACACCATTTCTCCGCCGCGCGCGTCGTGGCACCTGCCAACACAAACGCGCACATTCTTTTTCGGGAAAATTCCCTGCAAGGCCCTGAAAAAAATAACGCTTCCTTGTATGGCCCTAGAAAAAGAAACTTCCTTATATAGACtctattttattttgcatccctTGTATAGTCTTCCCGTCATCTCTCGTTGGAAATTCTGTCGAGATCTAACGGAGCGCCCCGCCGTCCGTCCACTCCACATCCCCGACATCGCGATGCAGGCCCTGGCCGTCCGTCGCACCTGGCGGGTGGGGCCCGCCCCTTCCCCAACCTCCCGCCAGGAGAGCCCCAGCCCCGGCCTCGTCCCGGCAAGCCCACCCGCCCGCCCCGCCCTCCGCCCGCCATGGATGCCCtccgcccgccccgccgcgcgcgccatggATGGCGGCCCTGCTCCTCGCCGCAGTTGTGACCGCTTCCCCCACCGCGTGCGCGTGGACGCGCCACTCTCTGATCCCTCGCCGCGTGCACCATGGATCCCCCTCGTTAGCCGCTGGCGGCCCTGCCCCTCGCCGCGGGCTCCCTGGCTATCGCGCCCGACAGCTTCTTCTCCGCCAAGCTCTCCCACCTGTCCCGGCCGCAACCCCTCGTGCTCCACCTCTCCGCGCTGCTCGCTAGGGACCAACCCACGTCGCCGCTGCCCGAGAGCTCCCTCACCGACGAGGAGTTCATGCTGGAGCACCGTGCGTCGCTCGTTGAGGTCCCGGTCGCcggacaggtggggcccgcccCTTCCCCAACCTCCCGCCTGGGGAGCCCCGGCCCCGTGCCGCACGCCGGCCCCGGCGAGCTCGCTCCCGCTTGGCTCGCGCGCGCCCGTGCCAGAGGatgggtcgccgccgccgccccgggctccaccgccgccaccactgtCGGGCAGCCGAGGCTCTGCTCCACCGtggccgccgcggacgccaAAGGAAGGAGCTCGCGCCGGGtcgaggaagacgaggaggcggacggcggcccGCGCGAGGCTCCGCCACCggagccggcgaggaggcgcgccGGAGGGAGCAGGCCGCTCGAGCAAAGCCGAGAAGCCCGGcccccgccgcgcaggccgccccggcgccgccgcgaagGCCCGCCCCGCCCCGGGCCGAGCAGCCCCCCCGCAAGCGGCCGCCGTGGAGGGAGGAGCGCCACTGAGGGGGAGGCGGCCCCGCTGTGGGAGGAGGGAGAGCAGggcggagggcgccgccgcgagaTCCACCGGTGAGGCGCCGACGCCGGGGTGCAGGGGTAGAAGAGGGGAGAGAGATAGGGGAGGGGAGCTGGCTGTACCCACTCTGCCCCGCCGAGCTGCCGCCGGCAAGACTCCCCTGCGCTGCCACCGTCGCCGGCCCGCGTGTCGTCGTGTGCCGGTGCCGCTCGgcccgctcgccaccgccgtggcCACTCCGGCCACCCGTCGTGGCCCCTCCGCTGGGCGCATGCGAGCCAAGCGGGAGCGAAGTCGCCGGGGCCGGCGCGCGGCACGGGGCCGGGGCTCCCCTGGGGGAGGTTGGGGAAGgggcgggccccacctgtcagttgGGCGCCGAGAGCCCTGTGGCTGCGCTGGAAGGACGGCGTTGGAGGGCCGCCTAACGGAGCAGCCACGAAGGTCACGGGAAAGCCATACAAGGGATGCAACATAAAAATCGGGTCAAAGAGGGAAGTTTCAACTCTTCAGGGCCATAGAAGAAAGCGTGATTTGTTCCAGGGCCTTCTAGGGAATTTTCCCTTCTTTTTCTCCCGAGACGAGCCGCGAATCCGCGCGTCACCCAGACACCCAACCCAGCGGTCCAACCAAGGTGGTGCGCGTCCAGCCCAGGATTCGATGCGTCGTGGACGCCGACTGGCCACGGATGCGCTCGTGCCACcacgcgccgcccggccggccggccgcgccgaccTGTTCGGCCGCTGCATTTGCAGCCATGGTCCTCCACACCTCCTCCTGCCGTCGGCGCCGTCGCCatccgccgacgccgacgcggcgAGCGGGGGGCAATCTCTGAACCCCGGAACGCGAACGCACGAGGCCCCAACCGCCGCCCAACCAAACCGAACCGCCCGCAGCTAGCCTGCAGGAACCTGCCTGCCCGGATCACCTAACCTTCCCGGGTTCATGTGACCCCTGTCCAGGCCTCACATGAGCAGGGACCAGACGAACATGGCCCTAGCAGAATGCACACGGCGCTCGCCCTAGGACCTAACcgtttcagcagcagcagcatcgtcAAGATCGGCAtttctttactttttttttcagagACAGAATGGAAATACAGTAGCAGCAGCAATCTGTGCATCATGGTGTTGCCCGGGGATTCTTCTGTTTGTTCATAATAAAACCGCGGGTCGCATGGCCCGTCGTCAGGGGAGGAGACACGTCGCTCGTTGCGTGTCGTTGCTGCTGTTGGGCATCTCTGAAATTTTGCCGGCTTCAtctgcagcagccagcaggtgaCGCTAAGCGCTTGGGTTTGGGAGGAGATTAGCAGCCTTAACATGGCAGGGATTCTACGCGAATTTCTTGGGTTTTATTCCTCCGAAGATGGCGAGAAAAGAGAAGGGCGATCGAAGGTGCTGGCGAAAGAGGCGACCAGGGCAGAAAATGGAGTCGTTATGATCGCCTATAAGGCACGACACATTTGCTTTTCCATCATACTGTCTTGTGcttctttatttttattttaagtGAGGGTCTTGTGCTTTTGGCGCCTGCTTTGGTGCTCAAGGGAATCCAAGTGGTACATTCCAGTTTATCAGGTGATTGAGTCTCAACCGAAAGTTTGAACCGAACTGATGCAAAAGGGCAAAAAACTGAAACAAAACAATCACACAATGTGTTGCGCTAATAGCAAGAAATGATTCCATGGCTTCTGCTTTGGAACATGTAAATTAAACTTCACGAAATTCGGCATGAATATAAGCATATCTGAGATATTctagtgttttcttttttttacagaGGCTCTGGTGTGCTTTAGGTCGTTTTGGTTCCTGCCTAGTGTGTTCAAGGGAATTCATGCACTGTATGTAGTTCCAGTTTTTGCAGTGAACATTGCACATTTGTCTCCTTATTCTTTTTGTCGTGGggtttctagggtacccacagccgggtggcggagtgcacccgcctattccctgtaagggaggactcggggaagtactttGGCAGTTGGACTGATCTAGCTTTGGGACAAGCTCACAAGAActcacgatttagagtggttcgggt
This window contains:
- the LOC120695448 gene encoding translation initiation factor IF-2-like, translating into MQALAVRRTWRVGPAPSPTSRQESPSPGLVPPLAALPLAAGSLAIAPDSFFSAKLSHLSRPQPLVLHLSALLARDQPTSPLPESSLTDEEFMLEHRASLVEVPVAGQVGPAPSPTSRLGSPGPVPHAGPGELAPAWLARARARGWVAAAAPGSTAATTVGQPRLCSTVAAADAKGRSSRRVEEDEEADGGPREAPPPEPARRRAGGSRPLEQSREARPPPRRPPRRRREGPPRPGPSSPPASGRRGGRSATEGEAAPLWEEGEQGGGRRREIHR